The proteins below are encoded in one region of bacterium:
- a CDS encoding SDR family oxidoreductase — translation MVNAQELAGKVALVTGGARGIGRGIALKLAQDGADLVINYLEREDAAHEVADWIRGMGRRVLLAKADVCDPVQVHDMFKNIVTEFGHLDILVNNVGPFLVRKVLKMSVEEWNLMITANLTSAFLVAREAVTLFDRGEAGGNIIFIGAPNAERVGSQSESCTYSIAKTGVVILALTLARDLGTKGIRVNVVNPGYIENDSMTPRMREWMPHEVPLGRVGTPANIGDAVAFLVSDRASYVNGTVLNIHGGLWV, via the coding sequence ATGGTCAACGCCCAAGAGCTTGCAGGGAAAGTCGCCCTTGTTACCGGCGGTGCGCGCGGAATCGGCCGCGGTATTGCGCTGAAACTTGCCCAGGATGGAGCCGATCTGGTGATCAACTATCTGGAACGGGAAGATGCGGCGCATGAGGTCGCCGATTGGATCCGGGGAATGGGCCGGCGCGTGTTGCTGGCCAAGGCAGATGTGTGCGATCCCGTTCAGGTTCACGATATGTTCAAGAACATTGTAACCGAGTTCGGTCACCTCGATATTCTGGTTAATAATGTCGGCCCGTTCCTCGTGCGCAAGGTATTGAAGATGTCGGTCGAGGAATGGAACCTGATGATTACGGCCAATCTTACGAGCGCTTTTCTTGTGGCACGGGAAGCCGTCACACTGTTCGACCGCGGCGAAGCCGGTGGCAATATCATCTTTATTGGCGCGCCGAATGCCGAGCGAGTTGGATCTCAAAGCGAATCCTGTACCTACTCCATTGCTAAAACCGGCGTGGTGATTCTGGCTCTGACCTTGGCCCGCGACCTGGGAACCAAGGGCATCCGCGTCAACGTGGTCAACCCGGGCTACATCGAAAACGATTCCATGACCCCGCGAATGCGGGAATGGATGCCCCACGAAGTGCCCCTCGGGCGCGTCGGCACTCCTGCGAACATCGGTGACGCAGTGGCGTTCCTCGTCTCCGACCGGGCTTCCTACGTTAACGGCACCGTGCTTAATATCCACGGAGGACTTTGGGTGTAG
- a CDS encoding T9SS type A sorting domain-containing protein — protein sequence MKKLLLGVLLLLAVLSLQAIAQTEYALFDTTATDTFEFWLRTPVNYDRTHPPAILVWWHGYGANSLELRATNFPALCDERGWMAASIRGPFDGKHYQGRRGQHQMDSMLTWAMDTAPFSMDSIYMAGSSMGAAAGLVWHNNHCGIHDFMPAAVVGGSPILDCELRQQQYVDSGHTLDAMRAVFGGFPWDSDSIAHEYHRASAIRISDTLESMHFNALHLPAYNTWGTSDNAWNAEWFAYGRPAQALDSLRRADHADTTKTFCSGINAHGYPVLYQDSVMMWLSGFRANRYPDNISINADEYDEYYWTKASLDTQRFTMGRYGAVKDSAHKRLDINLVRNVAALDVEFLFPWGRFDTLNGHWINRDSVAIPHATIQLTSVPAVREVRRNGATWAFTYANDTLTVVIPGSGDYTVIFQPNAADRPTALQPLEIALSAAYPNPFNSQMVLEIQSNISARREIRLFDVTGRLAKTIMANLNPGTQRIMLSGDGLSSGIYFVSIPGTHQAPAKIVLLK from the coding sequence ATGAAGAAACTCCTACTTGGCGTACTGCTGCTCTTGGCTGTGCTGTCACTCCAGGCGATTGCGCAGACCGAGTATGCTCTCTTCGACACCACTGCGACCGACACCTTTGAGTTCTGGTTGCGGACGCCAGTGAACTATGATCGAACGCATCCACCCGCCATTCTCGTCTGGTGGCACGGGTATGGAGCCAACTCGCTGGAACTGCGGGCAACCAACTTTCCCGCTCTGTGCGATGAGCGCGGCTGGATGGCGGCATCGATCCGCGGGCCGTTTGATGGAAAGCACTACCAGGGACGCCGGGGGCAGCATCAGATGGATTCCATGCTGACGTGGGCTATGGACACTGCCCCTTTCAGCATGGACTCGATCTATATGGCAGGAAGCTCGATGGGCGCCGCGGCAGGCCTGGTCTGGCACAACAACCATTGCGGAATCCATGATTTCATGCCGGCAGCCGTGGTCGGTGGATCACCCATTCTGGACTGCGAACTGCGGCAACAGCAGTATGTCGATTCCGGTCACACGCTGGATGCCATGCGGGCGGTATTTGGCGGTTTCCCGTGGGACAGCGACAGCATCGCTCATGAGTATCACCGGGCCAGCGCCATTCGCATTTCGGATACTCTTGAATCCATGCACTTCAACGCCCTGCATTTGCCCGCCTACAATACATGGGGCACTTCGGACAACGCCTGGAATGCAGAGTGGTTTGCCTATGGCAGGCCCGCTCAGGCTCTGGATTCGCTGCGCCGCGCTGATCATGCCGACACGACAAAGACCTTCTGCTCCGGCATTAACGCGCACGGATACCCGGTGCTTTATCAGGATTCGGTGATGATGTGGCTCAGTGGCTTCCGCGCTAACCGGTATCCGGACAACATCTCCATCAATGCGGATGAATACGACGAGTACTATTGGACCAAGGCCAGCCTTGACACTCAGCGGTTCACCATGGGGCGGTACGGCGCGGTAAAAGATTCCGCCCATAAACGGCTGGACATCAATCTTGTGCGCAATGTTGCCGCCTTGGACGTCGAATTCCTGTTTCCGTGGGGACGGTTCGATACGCTGAACGGCCACTGGATTAACCGTGACTCGGTCGCCATTCCGCACGCGACCATCCAACTGACCAGTGTTCCCGCCGTGCGCGAAGTTCGCCGCAACGGAGCAACCTGGGCGTTCACTTATGCCAATGATACGCTGACAGTAGTGATTCCGGGCAGCGGTGATTACACGGTCATCTTCCAGCCGAACGCCGCGGACAGGCCCACCGCCTTGCAGCCGCTGGAAATCGCCCTTTCCGCCGCGTATCCCAACCCGTTCAATTCGCAGATGGTGCTGGAGATTCAGAGCAATATTTCCGCCCGACGGGAAATCCGGTTGTTCGACGTTACGGGGCGGCTGGCAAAGACGATCATGGCGAACCTGAACCCCGGAACGCAGCGGATCATGTTGTCGGGTGACGGGCTCTCCTCGGGCATCTACTTTGTGTCGATACCGGGAACGCATCAGGCGCCCGCGAAGATCGTATTGCTCAAATAG